A region of uncultured Desulfobacter sp. DNA encodes the following proteins:
- a CDS encoding aldo/keto reductase has translation MLYRKVPKNGDELSILGFGAMRLPVDKKTGQIEEEQAIALIRKAIDKGVNYIDTAWPYHGGQSEVIVGKALKDGYRARVKIADKLPSWAVSSRSQMDEILDQQLEKLGVATIDYYLLHALEGDSWNRLKALGVIEFLETARACGNIGNIGFSFHGSHEEFVRIIDEYNWDLCLIQYNYLDTGNQAGTAGLEYAARKDVAVIIMEPLRGGNLGRPTPPPGIQALWDKAEIKRTPAEWALRWVWNHPGVTAVLSGMNTDEQLDENLALAGDAKAGTLTALELKLIDKVADAYRELMPINCTGCQYCMPCPAGVNIPSCFDIFNTAKMFGQTRQQAQFTYAVRNGGVRGNKTYASLCVECWECMNHCPQRIKIPERLKEVAEYCEADGMVDIVRGALS, from the coding sequence ATGCTGTATCGAAAGGTACCCAAAAACGGAGACGAGCTTTCCATACTTGGGTTTGGCGCCATGCGCCTTCCGGTTGATAAAAAAACGGGCCAAATTGAAGAAGAACAGGCCATTGCCCTGATACGCAAAGCCATAGACAAGGGCGTCAACTACATTGACACGGCCTGGCCCTACCACGGGGGGCAAAGCGAAGTGATTGTGGGAAAGGCCCTGAAAGATGGATACCGCGCCAGGGTCAAGATTGCCGACAAGCTACCCTCCTGGGCCGTTTCAAGCCGCAGCCAGATGGATGAGATCCTTGATCAGCAGCTTGAAAAACTGGGTGTCGCCACCATTGATTACTATCTCCTGCATGCCCTGGAGGGCGATTCCTGGAACCGGCTCAAGGCGCTTGGCGTGATCGAATTTCTGGAAACAGCCAGGGCCTGCGGCAACATCGGCAACATCGGATTTTCCTTTCACGGCAGCCACGAAGAGTTTGTCCGGATCATTGATGAATATAACTGGGACTTGTGTCTCATCCAGTACAATTATCTGGACACCGGTAACCAGGCCGGGACAGCCGGTCTTGAATATGCTGCCCGAAAGGATGTGGCCGTGATCATCATGGAGCCCCTGCGCGGGGGCAACCTGGGCAGGCCCACGCCGCCGCCCGGGATCCAGGCGCTGTGGGACAAGGCTGAAATCAAACGCACCCCTGCGGAGTGGGCCCTTCGCTGGGTCTGGAACCACCCCGGGGTCACCGCAGTGCTGTCTGGCATGAACACAGATGAGCAGCTGGATGAGAACCTGGCCCTTGCCGGTGATGCCAAAGCCGGCACCCTCACCGCCCTGGAACTTAAACTCATTGACAAGGTGGCGGACGCCTACCGGGAGCTGATGCCCATCAACTGTACCGGATGCCAGTACTGCATGCCTTGTCCGGCAGGGGTGAATATCCCGTCCTGCTTTGACATTTTCAATACCGCCAAAATGTTTGGCCAGACCCGGCAACAGGCCCAGTTTACCTACGCTGTCAGAAACGGCGGGGTCCGGGGGAACAAAACATATGCCTCGTTATGCGTTGAATGCTGGGAGTGCATGAACCATTGCCCCCAGCGCATCAAGATTCCGGAACGCCTCAAGGAGGTGGCGGAATATTGCGAGGCTGACGGAATGGTGGATATCGTCCGGGGCGCCCTGTCCTGA
- a CDS encoding response regulator transcription factor, with translation MQTSIILADDHHVIREGLRLLLDRERDFLVMAEADSGVAALSAVKKFNPDLVIMDVSMPELNGMEATRKIISEVPGTKVLALSMHSDKRFVEGMFQAGVSGYILKNCIARELVSAIRLVAKGQVYISPKIAGTIVEGYLSRVVPENETGRNTNRKNLTDREREILQLISEGLNTKEIAGKLQLSSKTVDAHRRNIMDKVGLHSIAELTKFAIREGITNL, from the coding sequence ATGCAAACAAGTATCATTCTTGCCGACGATCACCATGTAATCCGTGAAGGGCTTCGGCTGCTTCTTGACAGAGAACGCGATTTTCTGGTGATGGCCGAGGCAGACAGCGGCGTGGCCGCCTTGTCCGCAGTAAAAAAATTTAACCCGGACCTTGTGATCATGGATGTCTCCATGCCCGAATTAAACGGTATGGAAGCCACCCGGAAAATAATCTCCGAGGTTCCCGGAACTAAAGTTCTGGCCCTTTCCATGCATTCGGACAAGCGGTTTGTGGAGGGGATGTTCCAGGCGGGCGTATCCGGTTATATTTTGAAAAATTGCATCGCAAGGGAACTGGTTTCAGCCATCCGTCTGGTGGCAAAAGGACAAGTCTACATCAGCCCTAAAATTGCAGGGACCATTGTGGAAGGGTATTTGTCCAGGGTTGTTCCTGAAAATGAAACAGGCCGGAATACGAACAGGAAAAACCTGACCGACCGGGAACGAGAGATCCTTCAACTGATTTCCGAAGGCCTGAACACCAAAGAGATCGCTGGAAAACTTCAATTAAGTTCAAAAACCGTCGATGCCCACAGAAGAAACATCATGGACAAGGTTGGCCTTCATTCCATTGCTGAACTGACCAAATTTGCCATACGGGAAGGCATCACCAACCTGTAA
- the cobM gene encoding precorrin-4 C(11)-methyltransferase, which translates to MKKFPIIFAGAGPGAPDLITVRGMKALEAADYILYAGSLVPEAVLTWAGAAAKKESSAGMHLEEMVDAMAHARDKGLRVVRLHTGDPSLYGAVAEQMALLDQRGIDYEMIPGVTAAFAAAAALKVEYTVPEKSQTLIFTRLSGRTPVPEKESLESLAAHKASMAIYLSAGMAGQVEKILAAAYGPEAPVAVAYRMSHPEERILVTVVERLAQTMAENDINRLALIIVGPFLETDKDVRSLLYDRAFRHGYRDKA; encoded by the coding sequence ATGAAAAAATTTCCGATTATATTTGCCGGGGCTGGGCCGGGGGCTCCGGACCTGATCACGGTCAGGGGGATGAAAGCCCTGGAAGCGGCTGATTATATACTCTATGCAGGCTCCCTGGTGCCCGAGGCCGTGCTGACCTGGGCTGGTGCGGCTGCAAAAAAGGAGTCCAGTGCCGGCATGCACCTGGAGGAGATGGTGGATGCCATGGCCCATGCCCGGGACAAAGGGCTTCGGGTTGTGCGGCTGCACACCGGCGACCCTTCCCTTTACGGTGCCGTTGCAGAGCAGATGGCGCTGCTGGATCAGCGTGGGATTGATTATGAAATGATTCCGGGGGTCACCGCAGCCTTTGCGGCAGCTGCCGCTCTCAAAGTTGAATACACCGTACCGGAAAAATCCCAGACCCTGATTTTTACCCGGCTTTCAGGCCGGACCCCGGTGCCGGAAAAAGAGTCCCTGGAAAGCCTGGCAGCCCATAAAGCCTCCATGGCGATTTACCTGAGTGCCGGCATGGCCGGACAGGTGGAAAAAATTCTGGCAGCGGCCTATGGCCCTGAAGCACCGGTGGCCGTGGCCTACCGGATGAGCCATCCCGAAGAACGCATTCTTGTCACGGTTGTGGAGCGACTGGCCCAAACCATGGCCGAAAACGACATCAACCGCCTGGCGCTTATAATTGTGGGCCCATTTCTGGAGACAGACAAGGATGTCAGATCATTACTTTACGACCGGGCCTTCCGCCATGGATATCGGGACAAGGCGTAA
- a CDS encoding CHASE4 domain-containing protein has protein sequence MKLKTKILGVLLAVLLVYGILSCGIECFVVFPAFVIQERLEAEKDLNRCIEALRREIHYLDEFVHDWAAWDDAYEFIQNPNMDFIRSNLVQKTFTDNRLNVIMLLDLKGRILWKKILELETVSELKIPQFSDDRLSLSHVFMAHTQDIESSVAGVYATDKGPLLVSSRPIIRSLHQGPAKGYLIMGRFLDKAYMKTLTAQTKVDHQYWLFQDPALPADSRAMVEKLLNNAGPIFEEQDKKRLFVYDIFKGLTDSSDIIIRVELPRQIMKYAKNTMFFVLISTCLAGVALLLVMYFLLNRVVIDPLGKLTARVVSLGDATPVMPLLCLNRNDEIGILCSEFQALFDKLTRVHENLQRTNTRLNHEIRERKSYEEKLQSQRTRLRHLTYKLLLTEETERRRLASDLHDQISQKLAICQLKLAMLKDFRATDNTGGVRKIEELEDILEEIIQETRTLTFEISPPVLYELGLKPALEWLFENTCMQSGIDIRLEGDLDGQRLDNSLNILIFRTVRELLHNIIKHAKATKTTVRFSDGTNFLEICVTDNGIGFDSEMQYKNMGFGLFSIRERFRSIGGEFTVQSETGAGTRAILKVPYNVKDSL, from the coding sequence ATGAAATTAAAAACAAAAATTCTGGGTGTTTTACTGGCGGTGCTCCTGGTATACGGTATTCTTAGCTGCGGCATTGAGTGCTTCGTGGTGTTCCCCGCTTTCGTCATTCAGGAAAGGCTTGAAGCCGAAAAGGATTTGAACCGGTGCATAGAAGCCCTGAGACGGGAAATTCACTACCTGGACGAGTTCGTCCATGACTGGGCCGCCTGGGACGATGCCTATGAATTCATTCAAAACCCCAATATGGATTTTATCCGGTCTAACCTTGTTCAGAAGACTTTCACCGACAACCGGTTAAATGTCATCATGCTTCTGGACCTGAAGGGCCGCATTCTCTGGAAAAAAATACTGGAGTTAGAAACCGTCTCAGAACTGAAGATCCCCCAGTTTTCAGATGACCGTTTATCCCTGTCCCATGTATTCATGGCGCACACACAAGATATAGAGAGCAGTGTTGCCGGGGTTTATGCCACAGACAAGGGGCCGCTTCTTGTGTCATCACGACCGATCATCCGCAGCCTTCACCAAGGTCCGGCAAAGGGCTATCTGATCATGGGGCGCTTTCTGGACAAAGCCTATATGAAAACCCTTACAGCCCAGACCAAGGTGGACCACCAATATTGGCTCTTTCAGGACCCGGCCCTGCCGGCTGATTCCCGGGCAATGGTTGAAAAACTGTTAAACAATGCCGGACCCATATTTGAAGAACAGGATAAAAAAAGGCTTTTCGTGTACGATATATTTAAAGGGCTGACCGATTCCTCTGACATCATCATCCGGGTCGAACTTCCCCGGCAGATTATGAAATATGCCAAAAATACAATGTTTTTTGTATTGATTTCTACCTGTCTTGCCGGAGTTGCCCTGCTGCTTGTCATGTATTTTCTATTAAACCGGGTGGTCATTGATCCTTTAGGAAAATTGACGGCAAGAGTCGTTTCTTTAGGGGACGCAACCCCGGTTATGCCGTTGTTATGTCTGAACCGAAATGATGAGATAGGTATTTTGTGCAGTGAGTTCCAGGCTCTTTTTGATAAACTCACCCGGGTTCATGAAAATCTGCAACGGACCAATACCCGCTTAAATCATGAAATCCGGGAGCGGAAAAGCTACGAAGAAAAATTGCAGTCCCAGCGAACCCGGCTGCGTCATCTTACTTATAAACTGCTTTTAACTGAGGAAACGGAACGGCGACGTCTTGCATCAGACCTTCACGACCAGATCAGTCAAAAACTGGCCATCTGCCAGTTAAAACTGGCTATGCTGAAGGATTTCCGGGCAACGGACAATACCGGCGGTGTCCGGAAAATAGAAGAACTGGAGGATATACTTGAAGAAATTATCCAGGAAACCCGTACCCTGACCTTTGAAATCAGCCCGCCGGTTCTTTATGAACTGGGGCTGAAACCGGCACTGGAGTGGCTTTTTGAAAACACATGCATGCAAAGCGGCATTGATATCCGTCTGGAGGGAGATCTGGATGGACAACGGTTGGATAACAGTCTCAATATTCTTATTTTCAGGACGGTACGAGAACTGCTCCATAATATTATCAAGCACGCAAAGGCTACAAAAACAACCGTCCGGTTCTCTGACGGAACCAATTTTCTTGAAATCTGTGTTACGGATAACGGCATCGGGTTTGATTCTGAAATGCAGTATAAAAATATGGGATTCGGCCTTTTCAGCATCCGGGAACGGTTCCGTTCCATTGGCGGTGAATTCACTGTCCAGTCTGAAACCGGTGCGGGAACCCGGGCAATTCTGAAAGTTCCTTACAATGTGAAGGATTCCCTGTAA
- a CDS encoding AAA family ATPase yields the protein MIEKIRFEKFTAFEKLELKFSPGINIFIGENGTGKTHIMKAVYAACDISKSRDGFAEKINNVFYPSGKQIGRLVKRSSASSKGFIEVTRRLEEKSATIRLSFSNHTTRPEKATVSGATKAWRETPFDAAYIPVKDMMANAPGFRSLYEEREIHFEEIYVDIIRKAFLPVLKGPTEKQRKHLLESLQDAMDGKVIAKNEEFFLRSKHGELEFTLLAEGFRKLGLLWILIQNGTLLNGSALFWDEPETNLNPRLMKSVVGILLELQRTGVQIFISTHDYAVLKEFDLQYQAQDHLIFHSLFRDTDSGEIKAAATPSYLDISPNAIDDTFGSFVDREIEKSMGHLGK from the coding sequence ATGATAGAGAAAATAAGATTTGAAAAGTTCACGGCTTTTGAAAAGCTCGAACTTAAGTTTTCTCCTGGAATCAATATCTTTATCGGAGAGAACGGTACAGGAAAGACACATATCATGAAAGCGGTCTATGCTGCCTGCGATATTTCCAAAAGCAGGGACGGTTTTGCTGAAAAAATAAATAATGTTTTTTATCCTTCAGGAAAGCAGATCGGCCGTCTGGTTAAACGGTCCTCCGCCAGCAGCAAGGGATTTATAGAGGTGACCCGAAGGCTGGAAGAAAAATCCGCCACCATAAGATTGTCATTCTCCAATCATACAACCAGGCCGGAAAAGGCAACCGTGTCCGGTGCCACCAAGGCCTGGCGGGAAACGCCCTTTGATGCGGCATATATTCCGGTAAAGGACATGATGGCCAATGCACCGGGTTTCCGATCCCTTTATGAAGAACGGGAGATTCACTTTGAAGAGATCTATGTGGATATTATCCGCAAGGCGTTTTTACCGGTTCTGAAGGGTCCCACAGAAAAGCAGCGCAAACACCTCCTGGAAAGCCTCCAGGATGCCATGGACGGAAAAGTGATTGCCAAAAATGAAGAATTCTTTTTGCGCAGCAAGCATGGAGAACTTGAATTTACACTCCTGGCTGAAGGATTCAGAAAATTAGGACTGTTATGGATCTTAATTCAGAACGGCACATTGCTTAACGGATCAGCACTGTTCTGGGACGAACCGGAAACCAATCTGAATCCCAGGCTGATGAAGTCTGTTGTCGGCATTCTGCTGGAACTTCAGCGAACCGGCGTACAAATATTTATAAGCACCCATGACTATGCGGTTCTCAAGGAGTTTGATCTCCAGTACCAAGCCCAGGATCATCTGATTTTTCACAGCCTGTTCAGGGATACGGATTCCGGTGAAATAAAAGCCGCCGCCACCCCCAGCTATCTGGATATTTCTCCCAATGCCATTGATGATACCTTCGGCAGCTTTGTGGATCGTGAAATTGAAAAATCCATGGGGCATCTGGGCAAATGA
- a CDS encoding putative sulfate exporter family transporter codes for MMIAMPEVIKAVGMPEILGGAWMGGTIDATGAVAAAGAFLGEKAATIKMIQNVLIGVTAFCVAMYWTMKVEREAGRDVGAMEIWNRFPKFVLGFLAASVLFSILDSSLGKDLGTAMLDQGVVRGGTRLLRGWFFALSFAAIGLSTNFRELAKYFKGGKPLILYVCGQSLNLILTLGMAYIMFYLVFPEITAKI; via the coding sequence ATGATGATTGCCATGCCTGAGGTGATCAAGGCCGTGGGCATGCCTGAAATTCTGGGCGGCGCCTGGATGGGCGGAACCATTGACGCCACGGGCGCGGTGGCGGCTGCCGGTGCGTTTTTAGGCGAAAAAGCCGCCACCATCAAGATGATCCAGAACGTGCTCATCGGTGTAACGGCCTTCTGTGTGGCCATGTACTGGACCATGAAAGTGGAACGTGAGGCCGGCAGAGATGTTGGTGCCATGGAGATCTGGAACCGGTTTCCCAAATTCGTCCTGGGCTTTCTGGCGGCATCCGTCCTCTTTTCCATCCTGGACAGCAGCCTCGGCAAAGATCTGGGAACAGCCATGCTGGACCAGGGCGTTGTCAGAGGCGGCACACGCCTTTTACGCGGGTGGTTTTTTGCCCTGTCCTTTGCTGCCATCGGACTGTCCACCAACTTCCGAGAACTTGCCAAATACTTCAAAGGCGGGAAACCGTTGATCCTCTACGTCTGCGGACAAAGTCTGAACCTGATTCTGACCCTGGGTATGGCATACATTATGTTTTATCTGGTATTCCCTGAAATCACTGCGAAAATATGA
- a CDS encoding cytochrome c peroxidase, whose amino-acid sequence MMKKLTGIFVSSLFLVSAAWAAGGSPTVSSKMEKLGMRLYNDKNMSFNGEQSCRNCHHHFSGFADITNHLDPVANFVSTGADGISKGGRNAPSSAYAGFSPILENIDGEWVGGMFWDGRAAGWVLGDPLAEQAQGPPLNPVEMAMPSKAAVIDVIENSAYVNLWFSVFGSGSLTDVDDAYNKFGEAIAAYERSTDVTKFSSKFDTAALSDDEEAGRVLFEANCAACHSTTEAFGAPAPLFTNYRYANIGVPANPGIPSEPDLGLGPVVGDDAQNGKFKIPTLRNIALSAPYSHNGYFPTLMEMLEFINDHTGFTPEVNDNLSDAVGNLGLSQTDLEKIQAFLMTLTDDY is encoded by the coding sequence ATGATGAAAAAACTGACAGGTATTTTTGTAAGTTCACTGTTTCTGGTTTCGGCGGCCTGGGCTGCCGGCGGCAGTCCGACAGTCAGTTCCAAGATGGAAAAACTCGGGATGCGGCTTTATAACGACAAGAACATGTCATTTAACGGTGAGCAGTCCTGCCGGAACTGCCATCACCACTTCAGCGGATTTGCGGATATTACCAATCACCTGGATCCCGTTGCCAATTTTGTTTCAACGGGCGCGGACGGGATCAGCAAAGGCGGTCGGAACGCCCCGTCTTCTGCCTATGCCGGATTCAGCCCGATTTTGGAAAATATCGACGGAGAGTGGGTCGGCGGTATGTTCTGGGACGGTCGTGCGGCCGGTTGGGTCTTGGGAGACCCCCTTGCAGAACAGGCCCAGGGTCCGCCCTTAAATCCTGTTGAAATGGCTATGCCCAGCAAAGCTGCGGTGATTGATGTGATTGAGAATTCTGCTTACGTCAATCTGTGGTTCAGTGTTTTCGGCAGTGGATCACTGACTGACGTGGACGATGCCTATAATAAATTCGGCGAAGCCATCGCGGCATATGAACGCTCCACCGATGTAACCAAATTCAGCTCTAAGTTTGACACTGCAGCTCTTTCCGATGATGAGGAGGCCGGCCGGGTCCTTTTTGAGGCTAATTGTGCCGCCTGTCATTCTACGACAGAGGCGTTTGGTGCACCGGCACCTCTTTTCACCAATTACCGGTATGCCAATATCGGCGTTCCGGCCAACCCTGGAATTCCATCGGAGCCGGATCTGGGTCTGGGGCCTGTGGTCGGAGATGACGCCCAAAACGGAAAATTCAAAATCCCGACCCTGCGTAACATCGCGCTGTCCGCTCCTTACTCCCACAACGGTTATTTTCCAACCCTCATGGAAATGCTTGAGTTTATAAATGACCACACAGGTTTTACACCGGAAGTGAATGACAACCTGTCAGACGCGGTCGGGAACCTGGGGCTGTCACAGACAGACCTGGAAAAAATCCAAGCCTTTTTAATGACCTTGACAGATGATTATTAA
- a CDS encoding DUF362 domain-containing protein has protein sequence MDRRDFLIKTIGSGIAAGTTLALPGMGRLLAATDAPKEYDLVAVMGSTPDQMFDRAMTAWGGIKKFVPKGSRVVVKPNIGWDVPPERAGNTHPALVGRIVELCMDAGATQVVVFDHSCDNWRRTYRNSGIEAAVKAAGGKLVAADSEEDYRKVAVPGGTRLKDALVHKALLDADVFINAPVLKHHSSSMVTIGMKNLMGVVWDRGYWHRNDLHQCIADFASFRKPDLTVVDAFNVMKRNGPRGVSVNDVVSVKAQVVSADPVAADAAAVKIFGAEPGDIRHIQIAHQMGLGRMDLENLSIQRIRI, from the coding sequence ATGGACCGGCGTGATTTTTTAATCAAAACAATCGGCAGCGGCATTGCTGCGGGAACCACCCTGGCCCTTCCCGGAATGGGAAGGCTTCTGGCTGCAACTGACGCCCCGAAAGAATATGATCTTGTGGCCGTCATGGGCTCGACTCCCGATCAGATGTTTGACAGGGCCATGACCGCCTGGGGCGGGATAAAGAAATTTGTACCCAAGGGAAGCAGGGTGGTTGTCAAACCCAATATCGGCTGGGATGTGCCGCCCGAGCGTGCGGGCAACACCCACCCGGCACTTGTGGGACGAATTGTCGAACTGTGCATGGATGCCGGGGCAACGCAGGTGGTTGTGTTTGACCACAGTTGTGACAACTGGCGGCGCACCTATCGAAACAGCGGCATTGAAGCTGCGGTGAAAGCGGCCGGCGGGAAGCTGGTGGCGGCAGACAGCGAAGAAGATTATCGAAAGGTTGCCGTGCCCGGGGGAACGCGGCTGAAGGACGCATTGGTGCATAAGGCCCTGCTGGACGCGGATGTATTCATCAACGCACCGGTACTCAAGCATCACAGCTCGTCCATGGTGACCATTGGCATGAAAAACCTGATGGGCGTTGTGTGGGATCGCGGATACTGGCACCGCAACGATCTCCACCAGTGCATTGCCGACTTTGCCTCATTCCGCAAACCCGATCTTACGGTGGTGGATGCCTTTAATGTCATGAAGCGCAATGGCCCCAGGGGCGTTTCGGTCAATGATGTGGTTTCCGTGAAAGCCCAGGTGGTTTCGGCTGATCCCGTGGCAGCCGACGCTGCGGCCGTCAAAATTTTCGGTGCGGAACCCGGCGATATCAGGCATATTCAGATCGCCCACCAGATGGGCCTGGGCCGGATGGATCTTGAAAACCTTTCCATTCAACGTATCCGTATATAG
- a CDS encoding 4Fe-4S dicluster domain-containing protein, with amino-acid sequence MMRRCLKPFRVGIALVFFVPVCAVFLDLWDTGVRLWADNWLFFQFVPSLMAFLNHASPKAWGFIVVLLLTLVFGRVYCAMICPLGIFQDLIFRLFSRRASTGRTKDSTRRFSYAPPKRVLRYGLLALTLFSFLLGSHLVLNLLDPFSSFGRILTNATRPLVTAGNNFLVPVAEMAANPALYRIPWPTVMPWALGVALGTLMTIGWLSARHGRLYCNTICPVGTLLGLVSKRALFKIRMDIASCRTCGLCSRVCRARCIDVKAGRVDTSRCVVCFNCLSACPDQTSLTFTTAWKKNTWDVPEQSRRNFLFAIAAGCLGSVAARLDAAPRDPAVQSRPTTVAEQRTTALTPPGSTGIRQFCSTCTACHLCVAACPSRVLVPALFSHGLSGFMMPRMDFSSGFCNYDCTVCSHVCPSGAILPLTTEKKQRIQVGRAIFIRENCVVHTDNTNCGACSEHCPTKAVHMVPYLTAKGRKLVIPRVDETICVGCGACEHACPTKPFKAIYVDGHSVHKRAETPRVEKKVEKIDMEPGMDFPF; translated from the coding sequence ATGATGCGCCGCTGCCTGAAACCGTTCCGGGTGGGTATTGCCCTGGTGTTTTTTGTGCCGGTCTGCGCTGTGTTCCTGGATCTCTGGGATACCGGGGTGCGACTCTGGGCGGACAATTGGCTGTTTTTTCAATTTGTCCCCTCCCTGATGGCATTTTTAAACCATGCATCCCCCAAGGCCTGGGGCTTTATTGTGGTGTTGCTTCTGACCCTGGTGTTCGGCCGGGTCTACTGTGCCATGATCTGTCCCCTGGGGATATTTCAGGATCTTATTTTCCGCCTTTTTTCCAGGCGCGCTTCAACGGGCAGAACAAAGGACAGCACCCGCAGATTCAGCTATGCTCCGCCCAAACGAGTGCTCCGGTATGGCCTATTGGCACTGACACTGTTTTCGTTCCTGCTGGGCAGCCACCTGGTGCTGAACCTGCTTGACCCCTTCAGCAGTTTCGGCCGGATTCTGACCAATGCCACAAGACCATTGGTGACAGCGGGCAACAATTTTCTGGTGCCTGTGGCAGAAATGGCCGCAAACCCGGCCCTGTATCGGATTCCCTGGCCGACAGTTATGCCCTGGGCCCTTGGCGTGGCCCTTGGAACACTTATGACCATCGGATGGCTCAGTGCCCGGCACGGCCGGCTCTACTGCAACACCATCTGTCCGGTGGGCACCCTGCTGGGCCTTGTGTCAAAAAGGGCGCTGTTTAAAATCCGCATGGACATCGCCTCCTGCCGCACCTGCGGGCTGTGCAGCCGGGTGTGCCGGGCCCGGTGTATTGATGTCAAGGCCGGCCGGGTGGACACCAGCCGCTGCGTGGTTTGTTTCAACTGCCTGTCGGCGTGTCCTGATCAAACGAGTTTAACGTTTACCACCGCCTGGAAAAAGAACACCTGGGATGTACCGGAACAAAGCCGCCGAAATTTTTTGTTCGCCATTGCCGCAGGTTGTCTGGGGTCTGTTGCCGCCCGCCTTGACGCCGCCCCCCGGGACCCTGCGGTTCAAAGCCGGCCCACCACCGTGGCCGAACAGCGAACTACGGCTCTGACACCCCCCGGTTCCACCGGGATCAGGCAGTTTTGCTCCACCTGCACGGCCTGCCATCTGTGCGTTGCGGCCTGTCCCTCCCGTGTGCTCGTGCCGGCACTTTTCTCCCATGGACTGTCCGGATTTATGATGCCGCGCATGGATTTCTCTTCGGGGTTCTGCAACTATGACTGCACAGTCTGTTCCCATGTGTGTCCCAGCGGTGCCATCCTGCCCCTGACAACAGAAAAAAAACAGCGCATCCAGGTGGGCCGGGCCATATTTATCAGGGAAAACTGTGTGGTCCATACGGACAACACCAATTGCGGGGCCTGTTCTGAACACTGTCCCACAAAGGCCGTGCACATGGTGCCCTACCTGACGGCAAAGGGCCGCAAACTTGTGATCCCCCGGGTGGATGAAACAATTTGCGTGGGGTGCGGCGCATGCGAACATGCCTGCCCCACAAAACCGTTTAAAGCCATCTATGTGGATGGCCATTCAGTGCATAAAAGGGCTGAAACGCCCAGGGTTGAAAAAAAAGTTGAAAAGATTGACATGGAGCCAGGAATGGATTTCCCCTTTTAG